A section of the Methanococcus voltae genome encodes:
- a CDS encoding sodium:solute symporter family protein has translation MDNLIIWITISGYLLLMLFVSLYAKRFIKNSTDFLLAGRNLGIFLTTATLAATHYGGGFILGGAEHGVLSGLGGVWYGFACGLGLLLLGLFLAKPMRALALFTVPEVLEMRYNSRNIRYLSAFLSLTALIGIIGALINGASSVFQVLGIDPLLGAIISTFIFIAYTAASGLWAVALTDFIQVIIGSVGVILATALAFMKVGGMSGISTGLQALQKTNVLPIPADQYFNFGSAGIGTIALILAGTTMYTLIGQDFYQRLFASKNENVAKKGAIISGILLMILSFLPALAGMAALVLSNDPAAIIASPRTAVPELMITVFGSGVGALFLAAILAAVMSTSDSLLTASTSHIVKDFYQTNNPNVSDKKILNLSIWSTIIVGIFALVISLNFDSILTLMVYSYDVYTSGVFIPLVLGLVWKRATKEGALAGMVIGSLVSAGLIWGLELNLFTGLVSGAWEAIYASSALVSLVVMVIVSLMTKPQPINEKLKEAFPKIQ, from the coding sequence ATGGATAATTTAATAATCTGGATTACGATATCCGGCTATTTATTGTTAATGTTGTTTGTAAGTTTATACGCAAAAAGATTTATCAAGAATTCGACCGATTTCTTATTAGCGGGTCGTAATTTAGGGATATTTTTAACAACTGCTACTTTAGCAGCTACACATTACGGAGGGGGCTTTATATTGGGCGGTGCTGAACACGGTGTATTATCTGGTTTAGGTGGCGTTTGGTATGGTTTTGCTTGCGGTTTAGGTCTCTTGTTATTGGGGTTATTCCTTGCGAAACCGATGAGAGCTTTAGCATTGTTTACAGTTCCTGAAGTTTTAGAAATGAGATATAATTCCAGAAATATAAGATATTTATCTGCATTTTTATCGTTAACGGCTTTAATAGGTATTATTGGAGCTTTAATAAATGGTGCTTCGTCAGTTTTCCAAGTTCTTGGTATTGACCCACTTTTGGGCGCAATAATCTCAACATTTATATTCATTGCATATACGGCAGCTTCTGGTTTATGGGCTGTTGCATTAACTGACTTCATACAAGTCATTATCGGTAGCGTTGGTGTTATTTTAGCTACAGCTTTAGCTTTTATGAAAGTTGGGGGTATGAGTGGAATTTCTACCGGTTTACAAGCATTACAAAAAACTAATGTTTTACCAATACCTGCGGACCAGTATTTTAACTTTGGTTCAGCGGGAATCGGAACTATTGCGCTTATTTTAGCAGGTACTACAATGTATACATTGATAGGACAAGATTTTTACCAGAGATTATTTGCATCTAAAAATGAAAACGTAGCTAAAAAAGGTGCCATAATTTCAGGTATATTATTGATGATATTATCATTCTTACCGGCATTAGCGGGTATGGCTGCTTTAGTTTTATCAAATGACCCTGCTGCAATAATTGCAAGCCCGAGAACAGCTGTTCCAGAACTTATGATTACAGTATTCGGTAGTGGCGTAGGTGCTTTGTTTTTAGCTGCAATATTGGCGGCCGTAATGAGTACATCAGATTCATTATTGACTGCTTCAACATCACACATTGTAAAAGACTTCTATCAAACAAATAATCCAAATGTAAGCGATAAGAAGATATTAAACTTATCAATATGGAGTACCATAATAGTTGGTATTTTTGCTTTAGTTATATCTTTAAATTTCGATAGTATACTTACTTTAATGGTTTATTCGTACGATGTTTACACGTCTGGCGTATTTATACCATTAGTATTGGGCTTGGTTTGGAAAAGAGCTACAAAAGAAGGTGCTTTGGCTGGAATGGTAATCGGTAGCCTTGTAAGTGCTGGCTTAATATGGGGCTTAGAACTAAATTTATTTACTGGTCTTGTTAGTGGTGCTTGGGAAGCTATTTACGCAAGTAGTGCTTTAGTTTCGTTAGTTGTGATGGTAATTGTTAGTTTAATGACTAAACCACAGCCAATTAATGAAAAATTAAAAGAAGCTTTCCCTAAAATTCAATAA
- a CDS encoding dicarboxylate/amino acid:cation symporter, with translation MNLLKAYLNYPVLNKILIGLILGSIVGIMFGESIIFLKPLGDLFIRLLKMLVIPIILSTIIVGSASISPARLERVGLKIVLFYMLTSAFAVIVGLSLGNIFKPGMGLQLVSNTAEITVNQAPSLIDTFLNIVPTNPFTAIASGQVLPTIFFAVILGIALSYLIDNENERISSSAKTFYKIFEALAEAMYLIVKGVMQYAPIGVFALMAYVMGTQGTTAIYSLFGITSIMFVGYAIQILIVYGIILRIFKFNPLKFFNKVKDVIITSFVTRSSSGTLPITMEVADENLGISKSIYSFTLPLGTTLNMDGTAIYQGIAVFFIANAIGVPLGLEQQMIIVLTALLASIGAAGVPGAGPIMLAMVLASIGISLENPSVAAAYAMILGVDAILDMGRTLVNVMGDTVGTTVVAKSEHEIDTTKWE, from the coding sequence ATGAATTTACTAAAAGCTTATTTAAACTACCCAGTTTTAAATAAAATACTTATTGGGCTGATTTTAGGTTCAATTGTGGGCATTATGTTTGGAGAATCGATAATATTCTTAAAACCGTTGGGTGATTTATTTATAAGACTGTTGAAGATGTTGGTTATTCCAATAATATTGTCTACGATTATTGTAGGTTCTGCAAGCATTAGTCCTGCAAGATTGGAAAGAGTGGGCTTAAAAATAGTATTGTTTTATATGTTAACGTCAGCTTTTGCTGTAATAGTCGGTTTATCTCTTGGAAATATATTTAAACCAGGTATGGGTTTACAATTAGTTTCTAATACTGCTGAAATTACTGTTAATCAAGCACCTTCGTTAATAGACACCTTTTTAAACATTGTACCTACAAATCCATTTACGGCTATTGCGTCAGGTCAAGTATTGCCTACAATATTCTTTGCAGTGATATTAGGTATAGCTTTAAGTTATCTTATAGATAATGAAAATGAGAGGATATCCAGCTCTGCAAAGACTTTTTATAAAATTTTTGAAGCTTTAGCTGAAGCAATGTACTTAATAGTTAAGGGCGTAATGCAGTATGCACCGATTGGCGTATTCGCACTTATGGCTTACGTAATGGGGACACAAGGAACTACAGCGATTTATTCACTATTTGGAATTACTTCAATTATGTTTGTAGGTTATGCAATACAGATATTAATTGTTTATGGCATAATCCTCAGAATCTTTAAATTTAATCCATTAAAGTTTTTTAATAAGGTAAAAGACGTTATTATAACCTCATTCGTGACAAGAAGTTCAAGTGGCACCTTGCCGATTACTATGGAAGTTGCAGATGAAAATTTAGGGATTTCCAAATCGATTTATTCATTTACTTTACCTCTGGGTACTACATTAAATATGGACGGTACGGCGATATATCAAGGTATAGCCGTATTTTTCATTGCAAATGCAATTGGTGTGCCATTAGGGCTTGAACAACAAATGATAATCGTTTTAACTGCTTTACTTGCATCAATAGGGGCTGCGGGTGTCCCTGGTGCAGGACCTATAATGTTAGCAATGGTTCTTGCAAGTATCGGTATATCCTTGGAGAATCCTTCTGTAGCCGCTGCATATGCTATGATATTGGGTGTAGATGCTATATTGGATATGGGTAGGACATTAGTTAACGTAATGGGTGATACTGTGGGTACGACAGTTGTAGCAAAGTCTGAGCATGAAATAGATACTACAAAATGGGAATAA
- a CDS encoding UPF0280 family protein has product MIKSNLNEFKEKFTAKLSIKETNILLKFKNGNVNNKINNKNNQFVKIAKDTIIKNRSILENYILKNPLFLTSYEPLNLNQMDNSIFNIKRNEDEIPNIITNMIEAGKNANVGPMASVAGTFSQLVVEELIKNDCINPVAENGGDIYLKQNGKPCDNEDTVIGLYAGKSNISGHLGFKLKKETLKKGYGVCTSSGTVGHSVSLGNADAVVVFARNAYIADAAATSIGNYAKGTPEEAISKCLERADEIDKIDGVFIAMGENVGIRGKLPKLVSTDKKETYNTTFELI; this is encoded by the coding sequence ATGATAAAATCTAATTTAAACGAATTTAAAGAAAAATTTACGGCGAAATTATCCATAAAAGAAACAAATATTCTTTTAAAATTTAAAAATGGTAATGTAAATAATAAAATTAACAATAAAAATAATCAATTTGTGAAAATTGCAAAAGATACAATTATTAAAAATAGGTCAATTCTCGAAAATTATATCTTAAAAAACCCCCTATTTTTAACCTCTTACGAACCTTTAAATTTAAATCAAATGGATAATTCTATTTTCAACATTAAAAGGAATGAGGATGAAATTCCAAATATAATAACTAATATGATAGAAGCGGGAAAAAACGCAAATGTAGGGCCGATGGCAAGCGTTGCAGGTACTTTTAGTCAGTTAGTGGTGGAAGAATTGATAAAAAATGATTGTATAAACCCCGTGGCTGAAAATGGGGGCGATATTTACTTAAAGCAAAATGGAAAACCCTGTGATAATGAAGATACGGTAATTGGACTTTATGCGGGAAAATCGAATATAAGCGGACATCTGGGTTTTAAATTAAAAAAAGAAACTTTAAAAAAGGGATATGGTGTTTGTACATCTTCGGGAACTGTTGGACATTCTGTTAGTTTGGGAAATGCTGACGCAGTCGTGGTTTTTGCAAGAAATGCGTACATAGCCGACGCAGCAGCTACAAGTATAGGTAATTACGCTAAAGGAACGCCCGAAGAAGCCATTTCAAAGTGTTTGGAGCGAGCAGACGAAATTGATAAAATTGATGGCGTTTTTATTGCAATGGGTGAAAATGTTGGCATACGTGGAAAATTGCCTAAATTAGTCAGTACTGATAAAAAAGAAACATATAATACTACATTTGAGTTAATTTAA
- a CDS encoding CBS domain-containing protein — MKVNEVMNPEIYKVSPEESLYSAFKKLHEKGVRRVFIEEDTKIVGVVSYRDLVNVFVNKGIFELFDTKIKDFAIKDILKINKNESVAHAAQIMLHADITGLLVIDEYENPVGVVSQTDVLRVLVREFEQK; from the coding sequence ATGAAGGTTAACGAAGTAATGAACCCCGAAATATACAAAGTAAGTCCGGAAGAAAGTCTATATAGTGCATTCAAGAAATTACACGAAAAAGGCGTTAGAAGAGTTTTTATCGAAGAAGACACTAAAATCGTAGGTGTAGTCAGCTATAGGGATTTAGTAAACGTTTTTGTAAATAAAGGTATCTTTGAGTTATTTGACACAAAAATAAAAGACTTTGCAATAAAGGATATCTTAAAAATAAACAAAAATGAGAGTGTAGCACACGCAGCTCAAATTATGTTGCACGCAGATATTACCGGTTTATTGGTAATTGACGAATATGAAAACCCAGTGGGCGTAGTTTCTCAAACTGATGTATTAAGAGTATTAGTCAGAGAATTTGAGCAAAAATAA
- a CDS encoding YqaA family protein — translation MFESLAEIAEQMVLDYGYMGLFLISFTESFIQPIIPDIFLASNTIFGLNLTISVLVAITGSVLGGYVGYMLGEKLGEDAFLKLFGEKNYKRGEALFKKYGVWGVVIAGFTPVPYKVVAWLAGIFEMPIKPFLIATFVGKLPRYIIVAYFGMEFGKIFGL, via the coding sequence ATGTTTGAATCTCTTGCAGAAATTGCAGAGCAGATGGTTTTAGATTATGGGTATATGGGCTTATTTTTAATTTCTTTTACTGAATCGTTTATTCAACCCATAATACCAGACATTTTTTTGGCAAGTAATACCATTTTTGGTTTAAACTTAACGATTAGTGTTTTAGTGGCAATAACGGGCTCAGTATTGGGTGGCTATGTGGGCTATATGTTGGGTGAAAAATTAGGCGAAGATGCCTTTTTAAAACTTTTTGGTGAAAAAAATTACAAGAGAGGAGAAGCATTATTTAAAAAATATGGTGTTTGGGGGGTTGTAATCGCAGGATTTACCCCAGTCCCGTATAAAGTAGTCGCTTGGTTGGCAGGTATATTCGAAATGCCAATTAAACCTTTCTTAATAGCCACTTTTGTGGGTAAATTACCAAGATATATTATAGTAGCTTATTTTGGTATGGAATTTGGAAAAATATTCGGATTATAA
- the cbiB gene encoding adenosylcobinamide-phosphate synthase CbiB: protein MINPFVLLVADLLDRTFGELPENMHPVVMIGNIIYKIQKIIPSSNSKNPKMDLIKGIILNLSVIFILLIIVSIVDYLLNFLPSFLKLVGQSIVISTVIGHKSLIEFSKSPLEYLKNNDFENARKSVQHIVSRKTAELDESHIISAGIESASENITDSIIAPLFYTIFFGIYGAVIYRAINTMDAMLGYKNEKYNYYGRFSAYLDDIANFIPSRIAGLILAISAPFYGGSILKGLKGYFYQGNKTPSPNSGYTMAVLANSLDMQLEKIGYYKLGQGEITLKKGYQSLKAIDCTTFGFLIIYGLIYGILFMK, encoded by the coding sequence ATGATTAACCCGTTCGTTTTATTAGTGGCAGACTTACTTGACCGTACTTTTGGGGAATTGCCAGAAAATATGCACCCTGTTGTTATGATTGGAAATATCATATATAAAATTCAGAAAATAATCCCCTCTTCCAATTCTAAAAATCCAAAAATGGATTTAATAAAAGGAATAATATTAAATTTATCTGTAATTTTTATATTGTTGATTATTGTTTCAATTGTTGATTATTTATTAAACTTTTTGCCAAGTTTTTTAAAATTAGTGGGTCAATCCATAGTTATTTCAACAGTAATCGGTCATAAGTCTTTAATTGAGTTTTCAAAATCCCCTCTTGAATATTTAAAAAACAATGACTTTGAAAATGCGAGAAAGTCCGTACAACATATTGTAAGCAGAAAAACAGCTGAATTAGATGAAAGTCATATTATATCTGCAGGAATTGAAAGTGCTTCCGAAAATATCACGGATAGTATAATAGCGCCCTTATTTTACACCATATTTTTTGGAATATATGGGGCTGTAATATACAGGGCGATAAATACAATGGATGCGATGTTGGGCTATAAAAATGAAAAATACAATTATTATGGTAGATTTTCCGCATATTTAGATGATATTGCTAATTTTATACCTTCAAGAATTGCAGGATTGATATTAGCAATTTCAGCACCATTTTATGGTGGTAGCATACTTAAAGGGTTAAAAGGATACTTTTATCAGGGAAATAAAACACCTTCGCCTAATTCTGGTTATACTATGGCAGTATTGGCAAATTCGTTAGATATGCAGTTGGAAAAAATAGGTTATTATAAACTTGGACAGGGCGAAATAACGTTAAAAAAAGGTTATCAATCTTTAAAAGCTATTGATTGCACGACTTTTGGATTTTTAATAATTTATGGGTTAATTTATGGTATTTTATTTATGAAGTAA
- a CDS encoding DUF1894 domain-containing protein encodes MASCIDQYRYEILLKGSFKECNDYIQKNSKSIVEISPGDEILDGIMIIGVPPIYMGFNEDNVLFPFTKPCYGTHVLKVSMDEYMEGTKKMRSKTGDNKENKENKEIKEETEKKGILSKLKFW; translated from the coding sequence ATGGCATCGTGTATTGACCAATATAGATACGAAATACTTTTAAAAGGCTCATTTAAAGAATGCAATGATTACATTCAAAAAAACAGTAAATCAATTGTCGAAATAAGCCCGGGCGATGAAATATTAGATGGAATAATGATTATAGGCGTTCCGCCAATATATATGGGTTTTAATGAAGATAATGTATTATTTCCATTCACAAAACCCTGTTATGGTACGCACGTGTTAAAAGTTTCAATGGATGAATATATGGAAGGTACTAAAAAAATGCGTTCAAAAACTGGCGATAATAAAGAAAATAAAGAAAATAAAGAAATAAAAGAAGAAACGGAAAAAAAGGGGATTCTTTCGAAATTAAAATTTTGGTAA
- the rbr gene encoding rubrerythrin codes for MEIIKYLAMAYAGECQARNRYTFYAKIAVKEGYQQIGDLFLKTAEQELQHAKWMYKMINGLKKPDETYLELSEEVGIPTTFGTTVENLTASIHGEHFENSELYPKIAKIADEEGYPEIADRMRAIIIAEKHHEEMYTKLLNLINNAKVFKRDEKTIWACKKCGYLHEGLTPPEECPSCDHPYEYFSKLCEDF; via the coding sequence ATGGAAATTATAAAGTATTTGGCGATGGCTTATGCAGGCGAATGCCAAGCAAGAAATAGATATACGTTTTATGCCAAAATTGCCGTTAAAGAAGGCTATCAACAGATAGGAGATTTATTTTTAAAAACTGCCGAACAAGAATTACAACATGCTAAATGGATGTATAAAATGATTAATGGGTTGAAAAAACCTGATGAAACCTATTTGGAACTCTCTGAAGAAGTTGGAATACCTACTACTTTTGGGACTACAGTTGAAAACCTGACTGCATCAATACACGGCGAACACTTTGAAAACAGCGAATTATATCCAAAAATTGCCAAGATTGCGGACGAAGAAGGTTATCCAGAAATTGCAGACAGAATGAGAGCAATCATAATTGCTGAAAAACATCACGAAGAAATGTATACAAAACTTTTAAATCTTATAAACAATGCAAAAGTATTCAAAAGAGATGAAAAAACTATTTGGGCTTGTAAAAAATGCGGATACTTGCACGAAGGATTAACGCCACCGGAAGAATGTCCTTCTTGCGACCACCCGTACGAATACTTCTCAAAATTATGTGAAGACTTCTAA
- a CDS encoding COG1361 S-layer family protein, translating into MNAKILKLSLLGLILTLTAISGVNAIQIDDPQYSPSVIKPGDDVDIWIKVTNDEGNDRIIKNLVVELEDGYPIEIKQTNPAKGIYTISNLNKGESDLAHFKVNIDKNAETNDFKIYVKITYDVYEDNNDKSPRHETRDKTYYLPVKGEADFELTSEDVQLIPASNMDYPIIIKNVGTGIAKDINVIVGSSTYINPVGGVKYTIKELNPLSSEEVVLNLHADSETTEGSYIVPVLLKWTDEDGTVQNETIEFGVIVEGDVNLGISNVITEPAEIKPGTNYIKISVDITNNGHGEAKNIDLNLKTSEPFSDSGSNVNFKNIGTLISGDTKTAIFYVDLDKYASAQKYDIPLEITYLDAYNKEHTENENISVLVKTKPEIELVNNDYTLYAGRQTEIMVTVENVGTEKAEKVKITAIKNSAQPFDYTEKTDDIGTLEIFENGTGRLVIETEADAAVKDYLINLEIRSVGDHEKGDEDVYVSQKTLKVHVERPAGSYLLPILGVIIVLAGGVYYLKVYRPKKKSKVENN; encoded by the coding sequence ATGAATGCTAAAATTCTTAAATTATCACTTTTGGGATTAATACTTACATTAACTGCTATTTCGGGAGTAAATGCAATCCAAATAGATGACCCACAATACAGTCCCTCTGTAATAAAACCAGGGGATGATGTGGATATTTGGATTAAGGTTACAAACGACGAAGGAAACGACAGAATAATTAAAAATTTAGTCGTAGAGTTGGAAGACGGATACCCAATAGAGATAAAACAAACTAACCCTGCAAAGGGAATTTACACAATATCTAATTTAAATAAAGGAGAGTCAGATTTAGCCCACTTTAAGGTAAATATTGACAAAAACGCCGAAACTAATGACTTTAAAATTTACGTAAAAATCACATACGACGTTTATGAAGACAATAATGACAAATCTCCAAGACATGAAACAAGGGATAAAACATACTATTTACCTGTAAAAGGAGAAGCAGACTTCGAATTAACCTCCGAGGACGTTCAACTAATCCCTGCTTCAAATATGGATTACCCAATTATTATTAAAAACGTTGGTACAGGGATTGCAAAAGATATTAACGTTATAGTAGGTAGTTCAACATACATAAACCCCGTGGGTGGAGTAAAATATACCATTAAGGAATTAAACCCTTTAAGTAGCGAAGAAGTAGTTTTAAATTTACACGCTGACTCAGAAACTACAGAAGGCTCTTATATTGTACCAGTGCTTTTAAAATGGACTGATGAAGACGGTACAGTACAAAACGAAACTATTGAATTTGGAGTAATTGTAGAAGGAGATGTTAATTTAGGTATCTCTAATGTAATTACAGAACCAGCTGAAATAAAACCAGGAACAAACTACATTAAAATAAGTGTAGATATTACAAACAACGGCCACGGTGAAGCTAAAAACATTGATTTGAACTTAAAAACTTCAGAACCATTTAGCGACAGTGGTAGTAATGTAAACTTTAAAAATATCGGTACATTAATCAGCGGAGACACAAAAACCGCAATATTCTACGTTGATTTAGACAAATACGCAAGTGCTCAAAAATACGATATACCTCTTGAAATTACGTATTTAGACGCATACAATAAAGAACATACTGAAAATGAGAACATTAGCGTACTTGTAAAAACAAAACCAGAAATTGAACTTGTAAATAACGACTACACGCTTTACGCAGGTAGACAAACTGAAATTATGGTTACAGTGGAAAACGTAGGTACTGAAAAAGCTGAAAAAGTTAAAATAACTGCCATAAAGAATTCAGCTCAACCTTTCGATTACACTGAAAAAACTGATGACATTGGTACATTAGAAATCTTCGAAAACGGTACAGGTAGATTAGTAATTGAAACAGAAGCTGACGCAGCTGTTAAAGATTATTTAATCAACTTAGAAATTCGTTCCGTGGGAGACCACGAAAAAGGAGATGAAGATGTATACGTAAGTCAAAAAACGCTTAAAGTACACGTTGAAAGGCCTGCCGGTTCTTATTTGCTACCAATTTTAGGTGTTATAATAGTTCTGGCAGGTGGTGTGTACTATTTAAAAGTATACAGGCCAAAAAAGAAATCCAAAGTAGAAAATAATTAA
- a CDS encoding efflux RND transporter permease subunit: MIEKALSKIAHISERRPFLVVAIVMLITVFMAVMAGTVKTETGYESMLPDDNPVIQALDDVRDKFGGSSVINVAIKLTPSDNSNRVNDIRDPEVLKAVDYIKQDIETMDSITRVSATSDVIVEQNGGIVPNDIQTVKTIFSGLPEDSKSKIFGNDYTMILISANTNADSTRQKELAKDLMDRVKEAPLPAGTTAVVTGSPAISQTMTDLMNEGMVTTTIFAMVVIFLILLLYFKSPIKSVLPLIPVVVAVIWSQGSMGILDIPRDTASSLVSSLLLGLGIDYGIHLYHRYKEERKLGHSLDKAIETAVVSTGSAVMVTTATTVAGFGALTIAPLPMMANMGTTCALGIAFSMVAVIILLPALIVIDEKHTPKIINGFKFLKNKL; encoded by the coding sequence ATGATAGAAAAAGCACTTAGCAAGATAGCTCATATTTCTGAGAGAAGGCCGTTCTTGGTTGTTGCTATTGTGATGCTTATTACAGTTTTTATGGCCGTTATGGCGGGCACTGTAAAAACTGAAACAGGCTATGAATCGATGTTACCTGATGATAACCCCGTTATACAAGCATTAGATGACGTAAGGGATAAATTCGGCGGTAGCAGCGTCATAAACGTTGCAATTAAGTTAACGCCATCGGATAACTCAAATCGGGTAAATGATATTAGAGACCCCGAAGTTTTAAAGGCTGTCGATTATATAAAACAAGACATAGAAACGATGGATTCCATTACAAGAGTTTCTGCAACTTCTGATGTAATTGTTGAGCAAAATGGTGGGATAGTACCGAATGATATTCAAACGGTTAAAACTATATTTTCAGGATTGCCTGAAGATAGTAAATCAAAAATATTTGGTAATGACTACACTATGATATTAATTTCTGCAAATACAAATGCAGATTCAACAAGACAGAAAGAACTTGCAAAAGACTTGATGGATAGGGTTAAGGAAGCCCCATTACCTGCAGGAACTACGGCAGTTGTTACAGGTTCTCCGGCAATCAGCCAAACTATGACTGATTTAATGAATGAGGGAATGGTTACTACAACAATATTCGCAATGGTTGTAATCTTCCTTATCTTATTGCTATACTTCAAAAGCCCGATAAAATCTGTGTTGCCACTTATACCGGTTGTTGTAGCGGTGATATGGTCACAAGGTTCAATGGGTATTTTAGACATACCAAGAGATACTGCGAGTTCATTGGTTTCATCCTTATTGCTTGGTTTGGGTATTGACTACGGTATACACCTTTACCACAGATATAAAGAAGAAAGAAAACTTGGTCATTCACTTGATAAAGCTATTGAAACAGCAGTTGTTTCGACAGGTAGCGCAGTGATGGTAACTACAGCTACAACTGTTGCAGGTTTTGGAGCTCTTACAATCGCCCCATTACCAATGATGGCTAACATGGGAACTACTTGTGCGTTAGGTATTGCATTCAGCATGGTTGCAGTAATCATATTATTGCCAGCGTTGATTGTGATAGATGAGAAACATACACCAAAAATAATAAATGGATTTAAATTTTTGAAAAATAAATTATAA